A genomic window from Aquabacterium sp. OR-4 includes:
- a CDS encoding UDP-N-acetylmuramoyl-tripeptide--D-alanyl-D-alanine ligase — MMTLTQAHALLPGSRLVAADPTALAAAHIHRVHTDTRTLQPGDLFVALRGERFDAHDFLPQARAAGAVAVIAERGLATCGLPGVEVPDALAALQQLASAWRARHTLPLVAVTGSNGKTTVTQMVAGILRAWVGEDDALATAGNYNNHIGVPLTALRLRPHHRAAVLELGMNHPGEIAELAAIAQPTVAIVNNAQREHQEFMASVEAVAHENGSVISALPASGVAVYPADDAHAGIWQALAGTRPTLSFALDAVADVHDDAVWVADDGAAGDATAGLAGYWALRLHTPAGPAECHLHAAGRHNVRNALAAAAATLAAGAPLAAVLAGLEAFRPVSGRSQASRLMLGGRSVTLVDDSYNANPDSVRAAIELLASLPGPHWLVLGDMGEVGDEGPAFHAEVGALARALGIHTLWTAGPLCAHAAQAYGQASADSSTRGAAARHFNDAAAVVAALDEAPACGAVLVKGSRFMRMEQVVRALRDRAAAAAKAGSAQEGGPCC, encoded by the coding sequence ATGATGACGCTGACCCAGGCGCACGCGCTGCTGCCCGGCAGCCGCCTGGTGGCCGCCGACCCCACCGCGCTGGCCGCCGCCCACATCCACCGCGTGCACACCGACACGCGCACGCTGCAGCCGGGTGACCTGTTCGTGGCGCTGCGCGGCGAACGCTTTGACGCGCACGACTTCCTGCCCCAGGCCCGCGCCGCCGGTGCCGTGGCGGTGATCGCCGAGCGTGGCCTCGCCACGTGCGGCCTGCCCGGCGTGGAAGTGCCTGACGCACTGGCCGCGCTGCAGCAGCTGGCCAGCGCCTGGCGCGCGCGCCACACGCTGCCGCTGGTGGCGGTGACCGGCAGCAACGGCAAGACCACGGTCACGCAGATGGTGGCCGGCATCCTGCGCGCCTGGGTGGGCGAGGACGATGCGCTGGCCACCGCCGGCAACTACAACAACCACATCGGCGTGCCGCTCACCGCGCTGCGCCTGCGCCCGCACCACCGCGCCGCGGTGCTCGAGCTGGGCATGAACCATCCGGGCGAGATTGCCGAGCTGGCCGCCATCGCCCAGCCCACGGTGGCCATCGTCAACAACGCGCAGCGCGAGCACCAGGAGTTCATGGCCTCGGTGGAAGCCGTGGCGCACGAAAACGGCAGCGTCATCAGCGCCTTGCCGGCCAGTGGCGTGGCGGTGTATCCGGCCGACGATGCCCATGCCGGCATCTGGCAGGCCCTGGCCGGCACGCGGCCCACGCTGAGCTTTGCGCTCGACGCCGTGGCCGATGTGCACGACGACGCCGTGTGGGTGGCCGACGACGGCGCTGCCGGCGATGCCACCGCCGGCCTGGCGGGCTACTGGGCGCTGCGCCTGCACACCCCGGCCGGCCCGGCCGAATGCCACCTGCATGCCGCCGGCCGCCACAACGTGCGCAATGCGCTGGCTGCGGCCGCCGCCACGCTGGCCGCCGGTGCGCCGCTGGCCGCGGTGCTGGCCGGGCTGGAAGCCTTCCGCCCGGTGAGCGGCCGCTCGCAGGCCAGCCGGCTGATGCTGGGCGGGCGCAGCGTCACGCTGGTGGACGACAGCTACAACGCCAACCCCGACTCGGTGCGTGCCGCCATCGAGCTGCTGGCCAGTCTGCCCGGCCCGCACTGGCTGGTGCTGGGCGACATGGGCGAGGTGGGCGACGAAGGCCCGGCCTTCCATGCCGAGGTGGGCGCCCTGGCGCGCGCACTCGGCATCCACACGCTGTGGACGGCCGGCCCGCTGTGCGCGCATGCGGCGCAGGCCTACGGCCAGGCCTCGGCGGACAGCAGCACCCGCGGCGCCGCTGCCCGCCACTTCAATGACGCCGCGGCCGTGGTGGCCGCGCTGGATGAGGCACCCGCCTGTGGCGCGGTGCTGGTGAAAGGATCGCGCTTCATGCGCATGGAACAGGTGGTGCGCGCGCTGCGCGACCGTGCGGCCGCGGCCGCCAAGGCCGGCTCGGCGCAGGAGGGGGGGCCATGCTGCTGA
- a CDS encoding heavy metal sensor histidine kinase produces MSPGPQASGGQASAQASVQAPVQVAWRAVCHAPAQCRGLLRGSMTLQISLSVMAISVLLVAGSTWLILRLSKQDLLDVADAVMLGNLALVQRELIESRGDLPLVAAALTERIGTQVGSLHVAVVDEQRRTVAATQGFPLRAAELPGATVPDEALPPRIDPHLVRVLRERWGPLSREVRAADGTRYLVAMARIWSLPGLHPQPAGWAVMAMDTGIARELVIDSAQIMAALLAVSAGVSALAGVWLARRIVVAARQLGDTAARISGKDLSERLDVPSLPSELHGAAEALNHMLDRLDAAFTRLTQFSSDLAHDLRTPLNNLLGEAQVALSRPRSAGEYRAVIESAVEDCERLVRLTESLLFLARADEGEAMLRAEWIDVADLADRLRDYFEPLAEDRGLGLALRVTSTVSTRLAHGAAPRLWADRTLLLRAVSNLLNNALRHARPGSTLSLHLAAGVGGVARIAVGNEGEPIPVQYHQRIFERMFRADPSRSDSAGGAGLGLAIVHSIMELHGGSVAVRSQAGEPTVFTLAFPAPASAA; encoded by the coding sequence GTGAGCCCCGGCCCGCAGGCGTCGGGCGGGCAGGCCTCCGCACAGGCGTCGGTGCAGGCGCCGGTCCAGGTGGCCTGGCGCGCCGTGTGCCATGCGCCGGCGCAGTGCCGCGGCCTGCTGCGCGGCTCGATGACGCTGCAGATCAGCCTGTCGGTGATGGCCATCTCGGTGCTGCTGGTGGCGGGCAGCACCTGGCTGATCCTGCGCCTGTCCAAGCAGGATCTGCTGGATGTGGCCGACGCGGTGATGCTGGGCAACCTGGCCCTGGTGCAGCGCGAGCTGATCGAGTCGCGTGGCGACCTGCCGCTGGTGGCCGCCGCGCTGACCGAGCGCATCGGCACCCAGGTGGGCAGCCTGCATGTGGCGGTGGTGGACGAGCAGCGCCGCACCGTGGCCGCCACTCAGGGCTTTCCGCTGCGCGCGGCCGAGCTGCCCGGCGCCACGGTGCCCGACGAGGCCCTGCCGCCGCGCATCGACCCCCATCTGGTGCGCGTGCTGCGCGAGCGCTGGGGGCCCTTGTCGCGCGAGGTGCGGGCGGCCGACGGCACGCGCTACCTGGTGGCCATGGCGCGCATCTGGTCGCTGCCCGGCCTGCACCCGCAGCCGGCCGGCTGGGCGGTGATGGCCATGGACACCGGCATCGCGCGCGAGCTGGTGATCGACAGCGCGCAGATCATGGCGGCCCTGCTGGCGGTTTCGGCCGGGGTCTCGGCACTGGCCGGCGTGTGGCTGGCGCGGCGCATCGTGGTGGCGGCGCGGCAGCTGGGCGACACCGCCGCGCGCATCAGCGGCAAGGACCTGAGCGAGCGGCTCGACGTGCCCTCGCTGCCGTCCGAGCTGCATGGCGCGGCCGAGGCGCTGAACCACATGCTCGACCGGCTGGACGCCGCCTTCACGCGGCTGACGCAGTTCTCGTCGGACCTGGCGCACGACCTGCGCACGCCGCTCAACAACCTGCTCGGCGAGGCCCAGGTGGCCTTGTCGCGGCCGCGTTCGGCCGGCGAGTACCGCGCGGTCATCGAGTCGGCGGTGGAAGACTGCGAGCGCCTGGTGCGCCTGACCGAAAGCCTGCTGTTCCTGGCCCGCGCCGACGAGGGCGAGGCCATGCTGCGTGCCGAATGGATCGACGTGGCCGATCTGGCCGACCGCCTGCGCGACTACTTCGAGCCACTGGCCGAGGACCGTGGCCTGGGCCTGGCGCTGAGGGTCACGTCCACCGTCAGCACGCGGCTGGCGCATGGCGCCGCACCGCGGCTGTGGGCCGACCGCACGCTGCTGCTGCGGGCGGTGTCCAACCTGCTCAACAACGCCCTGCGCCATGCCCGCCCGGGCAGCACGCTGAGCCTGCACCTGGCGGCCGGCGTGGGCGGCGTGGCGCGCATCGCCGTGGGCAACGAGGGCGAGCCGATCCCGGTGCAGTACCACCAGCGCATCTTCGAGCGCATGTTCCGCGCCGACCCCTCGCGCAGCGATTCGGCCGGCGGCGCGGGCCTGGGCCTGGCCATCGTGCACTCGATCATGGAGCTGCATGGCGGCAGCGTGGCGGTGCGCAGCCAGGCCGGCGAGCCCACGGTGTTCACGCTCGCCTTCCCGGCACCGGCCAGCGCCGCCTGA
- the ftsL gene encoding cell division protein FtsL, with product MARLNVLLLAAVIASALWLVRNAYDARRLFAEIHRAEQEGLRLEGERTRLEAERQGQATSYRVDSTAREKLGMRTVTPAVTMYEGQATATLTEIPAGKAAGLPAKPGARADGAAR from the coding sequence ATGGCGCGGCTCAATGTGCTGCTGCTGGCGGCGGTGATTGCCAGCGCGCTGTGGCTGGTGCGCAATGCCTATGACGCGCGGCGGCTGTTTGCCGAGATCCACCGGGCCGAGCAGGAAGGCCTGCGCCTGGAAGGTGAGCGCACCCGGCTCGAGGCCGAGCGCCAGGGCCAGGCCACCTCGTACCGCGTGGACAGCACCGCACGCGAGAAGCTGGGCATGCGCACCGTCACCCCGGCCGTCACCATGTACGAAGGCCAGGCCACGGCCACGCTGACCGAGATTCCGGCCGGCAAGGCCGCCGGCCTGCCGGCCAAGCCCGGCGCACGCGCCGATGGAGCCGCACGATGA
- a CDS encoding heavy metal response regulator transcription factor, whose amino-acid sequence MRILIVEDETKTAAYVRKGLGEHGFIVDVADNGLDGLHLALNGSYDLVLLDVMLPGLDGLELLRRLRLQRDTPVFMLSARDTVPDRVRGLELGADDYLVKPFAFSELLARIHTVLRRGAGKPATVVRVADFEIDFVRRRVARGATRIELTAKEFALLDYFVRHQSVALSRTLIAEHVWDMNFDSDTNVVDVAVRRLRAKIDDDFEPKLIHTLRGVGYVFEAREP is encoded by the coding sequence ATGCGCATCCTGATCGTCGAGGACGAAACCAAGACCGCCGCCTATGTCCGCAAGGGCCTGGGTGAGCACGGCTTCATCGTCGACGTGGCCGACAACGGGCTCGACGGCCTGCACCTGGCGCTCAATGGCAGCTACGACCTGGTGCTGCTCGACGTGATGCTGCCGGGCCTGGACGGGCTGGAGCTGCTGCGCCGCCTGCGCCTGCAGCGCGACACGCCGGTGTTCATGCTCAGTGCCCGCGACACCGTGCCCGACCGTGTGCGCGGCCTCGAGCTGGGCGCCGACGACTACCTGGTCAAGCCCTTCGCGTTCTCGGAGCTGCTGGCGCGCATCCACACCGTGCTGCGGCGCGGGGCCGGCAAACCGGCCACGGTGGTGCGGGTGGCCGACTTCGAGATTGACTTCGTGCGCCGGCGTGTGGCCCGCGGGGCCACGCGCATCGAGCTCACCGCCAAGGAGTTTGCGCTGCTCGACTACTTCGTGCGCCACCAGAGCGTGGCCTTGTCGCGCACGCTGATCGCCGAGCATGTGTGGGACATGAACTTCGACAGCGACACCAATGTGGTCGATGTGGCCGTGCGCCGCCTGCGCGCCAAGATCGACGACGACTTCGAGCCCAAGCTGATCCACACGCTGCGCGGCGTGGGCTACGTGTTCGAGGCGCGCGAGCCGTGA
- a CDS encoding division/cell wall cluster transcriptional repressor MraZ, whose protein sequence is MAGLVFQGTSAMSLDAKGRITVPARHRDALSALCGNQLTLCRHPVGCLMMFPRPAWEAFRDKLLTLPMNADGWRRVFLGSAVDVDIDSAARVLVSPELRAVAGLDKDVLLMGNGRHLELWDPVRYAAHEAQTLATAMPAAIQDFVL, encoded by the coding sequence GTGGCTGGATTGGTGTTTCAGGGTACGTCGGCGATGTCGCTGGACGCGAAGGGGCGGATCACCGTCCCGGCGCGCCATCGCGATGCGCTGAGCGCCCTGTGCGGCAACCAGCTCACGCTGTGCCGCCACCCGGTCGGCTGCCTGATGATGTTTCCGCGGCCGGCCTGGGAGGCCTTCCGCGACAAGCTGCTCACCCTGCCCATGAACGCCGACGGCTGGCGCCGCGTGTTCCTGGGGTCGGCGGTGGATGTCGACATCGACTCGGCCGCGCGCGTGCTGGTGTCGCCCGAGCTGCGTGCCGTGGCCGGGCTCGACAAGGACGTGCTGCTGATGGGCAACGGCCGCCACCTCGAGCTGTGGGATCCGGTGCGTTACGCCGCCCATGAGGCGCAGACGCTGGCCACGGCCATGCCGGCGGCCATCCAGGACTTCGTGCTGTGA
- a CDS encoding UDP-N-acetylmuramoyl-L-alanyl-D-glutamate--2,6-diaminopimelate ligase: MQRLHTPEQAVAWLRAQLALQAGQPSAGATLRTDSRRVQPGDVFIAWPGYASDGRAHVAAALAAGVAACLVEAEGVEAFAQAFSEAISDTVAGAAPAPGQARIAALPGLKAATGAIAAAWFGQPGAALQVVAATGTNGKSSTAWWTAQALSALGRRCGVVGTLGVGEPPLDGALGRIDFTGLTTPDPVTLQATFRQLADQGCSACAIEASSIGIAEHRLAGTPIAVAQFTNFTQDHLDYHGDMAAYWAAKRALFSWPGLRAAAIDVDDAQGASLAAELSGQGGLDVWSCAVQHRNARLRADGLRYVDGGLAFSVVERLADGGEARAELRSGLIGDYNAHNLLVVLAALRALGLGLAEAVAVVPRLTPVPGRMDRVPAAPGQPELVVDYAHTPDALEKAITALRPLAAARGGRLCCVFGCGGDRDASKRPLMGAIAHRLADDVVLTSDNPRTESPGAILSQILAGIADSTAVAVIEDRREAIGHAVRQAGANDVVLIAGKGHEDYQDVAGVKRPFLDAAVAAQALAMRGAA, encoded by the coding sequence ATGCAGCGGCTGCACACCCCTGAACAGGCCGTGGCCTGGCTGCGCGCGCAACTGGCGCTGCAGGCCGGCCAGCCCTCGGCCGGCGCCACACTGCGCACCGACAGCCGCCGGGTGCAGCCGGGCGATGTCTTCATCGCCTGGCCCGGCTACGCCAGCGATGGCCGCGCCCATGTGGCCGCCGCGCTGGCCGCTGGCGTCGCCGCCTGCCTGGTGGAAGCCGAGGGCGTCGAGGCCTTTGCCCAGGCTTTCTCCGAGGCCATCTCCGACACTGTTGCCGGCGCTGCGCCCGCCCCGGGCCAGGCCCGCATCGCCGCCCTGCCGGGCCTGAAGGCTGCCACCGGCGCCATCGCCGCCGCGTGGTTCGGCCAGCCCGGTGCCGCGCTGCAGGTGGTGGCGGCCACCGGCACCAATGGCAAGAGCAGCACCGCCTGGTGGACGGCGCAGGCGCTCAGCGCGCTGGGCCGGCGCTGCGGCGTGGTGGGCACGCTGGGCGTGGGCGAGCCGCCGCTCGATGGCGCGCTCGGCCGCATCGACTTCACCGGCCTGACCACCCCCGATCCGGTGACGCTGCAGGCCACCTTCCGCCAGCTCGCCGACCAGGGCTGCAGCGCCTGCGCCATCGAGGCCTCGTCGATCGGCATTGCCGAGCACCGCCTGGCCGGCACGCCGATCGCGGTGGCGCAGTTCACCAACTTCACGCAAGACCACCTCGACTACCACGGCGACATGGCCGCCTACTGGGCCGCCAAGCGCGCGCTGTTCAGCTGGCCGGGCCTGCGCGCCGCCGCCATCGACGTGGACGATGCGCAGGGCGCCAGCCTGGCGGCTGAATTGAGCGGCCAGGGTGGGCTGGATGTCTGGTCGTGCGCGGTGCAGCACCGCAATGCGCGGCTGCGCGCCGATGGCCTGCGCTACGTTGATGGCGGCCTGGCCTTCAGCGTGGTGGAGCGCCTGGCCGACGGTGGCGAGGCCCGCGCCGAACTGCGCAGCGGCCTGATCGGCGACTACAACGCGCACAACCTGCTGGTGGTGCTGGCGGCCCTGCGCGCGCTGGGCCTGGGCCTGGCCGAGGCCGTGGCCGTGGTGCCGCGGCTCACGCCGGTGCCCGGCCGCATGGACCGCGTGCCCGCCGCCCCAGGCCAGCCCGAGCTGGTGGTCGACTATGCCCACACGCCCGACGCGCTGGAAAAGGCCATCACCGCGCTGCGCCCGCTGGCTGCTGCGCGCGGCGGCCGCCTGTGCTGCGTGTTCGGCTGCGGTGGCGACCGCGACGCCAGCAAGCGCCCGCTGATGGGCGCCATCGCCCACCGCCTGGCCGACGACGTGGTGCTGACCAGCGACAACCCGCGCACCGAATCGCCCGGCGCCATCCTGAGCCAGATCCTCGCCGGCATTGCGGATTCGACCGCGGTGGCGGTGATCGAAGACCGCCGCGAGGCCATCGGCCACGCCGTGCGCCAGGCCGGCGCCAACGATGTGGTGTTGATCGCCGGCAAGGGCCATGAGGACTACCAGGACGTGGCCGGCGTCAAGCGCCCCTTCCTGGATGCGGCCGTGGCCGCCCAGGCACTGGCGATGCGGGGCGCAGCATGA
- a CDS encoding peptidoglycan D,D-transpeptidase FtsI family protein, which translates to MKKLLAPASVRGVDFATSPLLASRTPNWRSRFIVAAVGLGFAGLLGRAAYIQLIGTQFFQMQGEKRYAHTLEMPATRGRILDRNQQLLATSVPVPSIWAIPKEFQATPEQRAKLIKLLGLSAKDFDAKLASGSQNFAWIRRQAEPALWAQVKALGIKGLYEDREYRRRYPEGESAAHVVGFTNLDDQGQEGIELAFQKELQGKKGARGVVKDRLGRVIEDLGTGVEPADGRDITLAIDAKVQFFAYQKVREAVAQHRAKAGSVVVLDTQTGEILALANYPSYDPGARAGLNGEQLRNRALTDIFEPGSTMKPFVVAQALESGRVKPESMINSTPGSMVVGGFAIKDAHPYGGLTTQGVIQKSSNIGTVRMAMMMPPQELWEVYSKVGYGQKPQINFPGAVTGRLRPHKSWRPIEQATMAYGYGLSASLLQIARAYTTFARDGEVIPVSMLRQEQPASGIRVFSPETAREIRKMLQMAAGPGGTGPLAQTIGYSVGGKSGTAHKQEGHGYASNKYRSWFVGMAPITQPRIVVGVMVDEPSNGVYFGGAVAAPVFGQVVQQTLRMMNVAPDLDVTPQVMAKALPAAPESF; encoded by the coding sequence ATGAAGAAGCTGCTTGCCCCGGCCAGCGTGCGTGGCGTTGATTTCGCCACCAGCCCGCTGCTGGCCAGCCGCACCCCCAACTGGCGCAGCCGCTTCATCGTGGCCGCGGTGGGCCTGGGCTTTGCCGGCCTGCTGGGCCGCGCCGCCTACATCCAGCTGATCGGCACCCAGTTCTTCCAGATGCAGGGCGAAAAGCGCTACGCCCACACGCTGGAGATGCCGGCCACGCGCGGCCGCATCCTCGACCGCAACCAGCAGCTGCTGGCCACCAGCGTGCCGGTGCCCAGCATCTGGGCCATTCCCAAAGAGTTTCAGGCCACGCCCGAGCAGCGCGCCAAGCTGATCAAGCTGCTGGGCCTCAGCGCCAAGGACTTCGACGCCAAGCTGGCCAGCGGCAGCCAGAACTTCGCCTGGATCCGCCGCCAGGCCGAGCCCGCGCTGTGGGCGCAGGTCAAGGCGCTGGGCATCAAGGGCCTGTACGAAGACCGCGAATACCGCCGCCGCTACCCCGAGGGCGAGTCGGCCGCGCATGTGGTCGGCTTCACCAACCTCGACGACCAGGGCCAGGAAGGCATCGAGCTCGCGTTCCAGAAGGAGCTGCAGGGCAAGAAGGGTGCACGCGGCGTGGTGAAGGACCGCCTGGGCCGCGTGATCGAAGACCTGGGTACCGGCGTCGAGCCGGCCGACGGCCGCGACATCACGCTGGCCATCGATGCCAAGGTGCAGTTCTTTGCCTACCAGAAGGTGCGCGAGGCGGTGGCCCAGCACCGTGCCAAGGCCGGCAGCGTGGTGGTGCTCGACACCCAGACCGGCGAGATCCTGGCGCTGGCCAACTACCCCAGCTACGACCCCGGCGCGCGCGCCGGCCTCAATGGCGAACAGCTGCGCAACCGCGCGCTGACCGACATCTTCGAGCCCGGCTCGACGATGAAGCCCTTCGTCGTGGCGCAGGCGCTCGAGAGCGGCCGCGTCAAGCCCGAGAGCATGATCAACAGCACGCCCGGCAGCATGGTGGTGGGCGGCTTCGCGATCAAGGATGCCCACCCCTACGGCGGCCTCACCACGCAGGGCGTGATCCAGAAGAGCAGCAACATCGGCACCGTGCGCATGGCCATGATGATGCCGCCGCAGGAGCTGTGGGAGGTGTACTCCAAGGTCGGCTACGGCCAGAAGCCGCAGATCAACTTTCCCGGTGCCGTGACCGGCCGGCTGCGCCCGCACAAGAGCTGGCGCCCGATCGAGCAGGCCACCATGGCCTACGGCTACGGCCTGTCGGCCTCGCTGCTGCAGATCGCCCGCGCCTACACCACCTTTGCGCGCGACGGCGAGGTGATCCCGGTGTCGATGTTGCGCCAGGAGCAACCGGCCAGCGGCATCCGCGTGTTCTCGCCCGAGACCGCGCGCGAGATCCGCAAGATGCTGCAGATGGCCGCCGGCCCCGGCGGCACCGGCCCGCTGGCGCAGACCATCGGCTACTCGGTGGGTGGCAAGAGCGGCACCGCGCACAAGCAGGAAGGTCACGGCTACGCCAGCAACAAGTACCGCTCGTGGTTCGTGGGCATGGCGCCGATCACCCAGCCGCGCATCGTGGTCGGCGTGATGGTCGACGAGCCCAGCAACGGCGTCTACTTCGGTGGTGCGGTGGCCGCGCCGGTGTTCGGCCAGGTGGTGCAGCAAACCCTGCGCATGATGAACGTGGCGCCCGATCTGGATGTCACGCCGCAGGTCATGGCCAAGGCCCTGCCGGCCGCGCCCGAGAGCTTCTGA
- the rsmH gene encoding 16S rRNA (cytosine(1402)-N(4))-methyltransferase RsmH, with amino-acid sequence MSPASTHASSPAPHTHVTVLLDETVSAVLGLDALDEGDVAAHQARLNGTYIDGTFGRGGHSRALLARLGPGGRLVAFDKDPEAIAVGEALAAEDARFGIVHDSFAGMGQALAARGIAQVQGVLLDLGVSSPQIDNPVRGFSFRFDAPLDMRMDTTRGETAADFLASAPERRIAEVIRDYGEERFAVQIAKALVARREGGSPVRTTAELSELVARSVKTREPGQDPATRTFQALRILVNRELEELEQGLSAALALLAPGGRLAVISFHSLEDRIVKTFIARESKDEIDRRAPMAPPKAMRLQALGRLRASTGEVAANPRSRSAMLRVAQRTEVP; translated from the coding sequence GTGAGCCCGGCCAGCACCCATGCCAGCAGTCCCGCCCCGCACACCCATGTCACGGTGCTGCTGGACGAGACGGTGTCGGCCGTGCTCGGCCTCGATGCGCTGGACGAGGGCGATGTCGCCGCGCACCAGGCGCGCCTGAACGGCACCTACATCGACGGCACCTTCGGCCGCGGCGGCCACAGCCGTGCGCTGCTGGCCCGGCTGGGCCCGGGCGGCCGCCTTGTCGCCTTCGACAAGGACCCCGAGGCCATCGCCGTCGGCGAGGCGCTGGCCGCCGAGGATGCGCGCTTTGGCATCGTGCACGACAGCTTCGCCGGCATGGGCCAGGCACTGGCCGCGCGCGGCATCGCGCAGGTGCAGGGCGTGCTGCTCGACCTGGGTGTCAGCTCGCCGCAGATCGACAACCCCGTGCGCGGGTTCAGCTTTCGCTTCGATGCGCCGCTGGACATGCGCATGGACACCACCCGTGGCGAAACCGCCGCGGATTTTCTGGCCAGCGCTCCCGAGCGCCGCATCGCAGAGGTGATACGTGACTACGGCGAAGAACGGTTTGCTGTTCAGATTGCAAAGGCGCTTGTTGCTCGCCGGGAGGGCGGGAGCCCTGTTCGAACCACAGCCGAGCTTTCCGAGCTCGTGGCTCGTTCGGTCAAGACCCGCGAGCCGGGCCAGGACCCTGCAACGCGCACGTTTCAAGCTCTTCGGATTCTCGTCAACCGTGAGCTCGAGGAGCTCGAACAGGGGCTGAGCGCCGCGCTGGCGCTGCTGGCCCCGGGCGGGCGGCTGGCGGTGATCAGCTTCCATTCGCTGGAAGACCGCATCGTCAAGACCTTCATCGCCCGCGAGAGCAAGGACGAGATCGACCGCCGCGCCCCGATGGCGCCGCCCAAGGCCATGCGTCTGCAGGCGCTGGGCCGGCTGCGCGCCAGCACCGGCGAGGTGGCGGCCAACCCGCGTTCCCGCTCGGCCATGCTGCGCGTGGCCCAGCGCACGGAGGTGCCGTGA
- a CDS encoding porin encodes MKKFVPHTIALAVLATAAASASAQSTLTVFGVMDLSANQVKNGSTTTRSMDTAGLNTSRLGFRGTEDLGGGLLAGFWLEAGVSGDTGAAGGGTGYNSSGTTNTGFFNRRSTLSLSGGFGEVRLGRDYTVNFNVSGKFDAFGANGFGNGSNLYANKSPFDKVSTATTTGAATALRVNNAVSYFLPKNLGGLYGQLQIAAPEGVQGNGYKGGLLGYAAGPVDVATSFSQIDVYAAEKLKTFNAGVSYNFGVAKVYGLYNQSKFGALKYTTYELSTGVPLGQGEFRASLGKGNAEGGSSAFNNSDATLWGLEYLYNLSKRTAVYAQTGSLKNKGDSAMTVGGQGSAVAAKSTGFGVGMRHTF; translated from the coding sequence ATGAAAAAGTTCGTTCCGCACACCATCGCCCTCGCCGTGCTCGCCACCGCAGCGGCCTCGGCCAGCGCCCAATCCACCCTCACCGTGTTCGGCGTGATGGACCTGAGCGCCAACCAGGTCAAGAACGGCAGCACCACCACCCGCTCTATGGACACCGCCGGCCTGAACACCAGCCGCCTCGGTTTCCGCGGCACCGAAGACCTGGGCGGCGGCCTGCTGGCCGGCTTCTGGCTGGAAGCCGGCGTGAGCGGCGACACCGGCGCCGCTGGCGGCGGCACGGGCTACAACAGCTCGGGCACCACCAACACCGGCTTCTTCAACCGCCGTTCGACGCTGAGCCTGTCGGGTGGCTTCGGTGAAGTGCGCCTGGGCCGCGACTACACGGTCAACTTCAACGTGTCGGGCAAGTTCGACGCCTTCGGCGCCAACGGCTTTGGCAACGGCAGCAACCTGTACGCCAACAAGAGCCCGTTCGACAAGGTCAGCACCGCCACCACCACCGGCGCGGCCACCGCGCTGCGCGTGAACAACGCGGTCAGCTACTTCCTGCCGAAGAACCTGGGCGGCCTGTACGGCCAGCTGCAGATCGCCGCGCCCGAAGGCGTGCAGGGCAACGGCTACAAGGGTGGCCTGCTGGGCTACGCCGCCGGCCCGGTGGATGTGGCCACGTCGTTCAGCCAGATCGACGTGTACGCGGCCGAGAAGCTGAAGACCTTCAACGCCGGCGTGTCCTACAACTTCGGCGTGGCCAAGGTCTACGGCCTGTACAACCAGAGCAAGTTCGGCGCGCTCAAGTACACCACGTACGAGCTGAGCACCGGCGTGCCGCTGGGCCAGGGCGAGTTCCGCGCCTCGCTGGGCAAGGGCAATGCCGAAGGCGGTTCCAGCGCCTTCAACAACAGCGACGCCACCCTGTGGGGCCTGGAGTACCTGTACAACCTGTCCAAGCGCACCGCCGTGTACGCGCAGACCGGTTCGCTGAAGAACAAGGGCGATTCGGCCATGACCGTGGGCGGCCAGGGCAGCGCCGTTGCCGCCAAGTCCACCGGCTTCGGCGTGGGCATGCGTCACACCTTCTGA